From the genome of Rhizobium binae, one region includes:
- a CDS encoding YkvA family protein, producing MRLISKAKIWAKSLKRDIVALWLAARDTRVPWYAKVVAGTVAAYALSPVDLIPDFIPVLGYLDDLVIVPLGILLAIRLIPAAVMSELREEAARRIERPSGRGGLIFILAVWLACIIFLALALRKLA from the coding sequence ATGCGACTGATATCAAAAGCCAAAATCTGGGCGAAGTCACTGAAGCGTGACATCGTCGCGCTGTGGCTCGCCGCACGTGACACCCGTGTGCCGTGGTATGCGAAGGTGGTGGCTGGCACCGTTGCGGCCTATGCACTCTCGCCGGTCGATCTCATTCCCGATTTCATTCCCGTACTCGGCTATCTCGATGATCTCGTCATCGTGCCGCTCGGCATTCTGCTGGCAATACGGCTCATTCCGGCAGCTGTCATGAGCGAGCTTCGCGAGGAAGCCGCAAGACGCATCGAGCGTCCCTCGGGGCGAGGCGGATTGATCTTCATCCTTGCCGTCTGGCTCGCCTGCATCATCTTCCTGGCTCTGGCATTGCGCAAGCTCGCTTGA
- the msrP gene encoding protein-methionine-sulfoxide reductase catalytic subunit MsrP, whose amino-acid sequence MPSYRPPKIASSEITPRQVYLRRREFLGAAALGAMALYGADKAGAAALSAAESKYKVDEKPTPLKDVTTYNNFYEFGLDKGDPAANSGAFKPLPWTIKVDGMVNKPGTFDLEALVKEFPIEERTYRMRCVEAWSMVIPWDGFPLASLLDKVEPLGSAKYVAFETVVRPEEMPGQKGFFQSLDWPYVEGLRLDEARHPLTLLAVGLYGETLPNQNGAPIRLVVPWKYGFKGIKSIVRITLTDQQPKNTWQVTNPQEYGFYANVNPAVDHPRWSQASERRIGESGFFGASRHPTLPFNGYADEVASLYAGMDLKANF is encoded by the coding sequence ATGCCAAGCTATCGCCCCCCGAAGATCGCGTCGTCGGAGATCACGCCGCGCCAAGTCTATCTGCGCCGGCGTGAATTCCTGGGCGCGGCGGCTCTCGGCGCCATGGCGCTTTACGGCGCCGACAAGGCGGGCGCGGCCGCCCTCTCCGCCGCCGAAAGCAAGTATAAGGTCGATGAGAAGCCGACGCCGCTCAAGGACGTCACCACCTACAACAATTTCTATGAATTCGGCCTCGACAAAGGCGATCCCGCGGCAAATTCCGGCGCTTTCAAGCCGCTGCCCTGGACGATCAAGGTCGACGGCATGGTCAACAAACCGGGCACCTTCGACCTCGAGGCGCTAGTCAAGGAATTCCCGATCGAGGAACGCACCTATCGGATGCGCTGCGTCGAGGCCTGGTCGATGGTCATTCCTTGGGACGGCTTTCCGCTGGCATCGCTGCTCGACAAGGTCGAGCCGCTCGGCAGCGCCAAATATGTCGCCTTCGAAACCGTCGTGCGCCCGGAGGAAATGCCGGGGCAGAAGGGTTTCTTCCAGTCGCTCGACTGGCCTTATGTCGAGGGTCTGCGGCTCGACGAAGCACGCCATCCGCTGACGCTGCTTGCCGTCGGGCTCTATGGCGAAACGCTGCCGAACCAGAACGGCGCGCCGATCCGCCTCGTCGTGCCGTGGAAATACGGCTTCAAGGGCATCAAGTCGATCGTCAGGATCACCCTCACCGACCAGCAGCCGAAGAATACCTGGCAGGTGACCAATCCGCAGGAATACGGCTTCTACGCCAATGTCAACCCTGCCGTCGACCACCCGCGCTGGAGCCAGGCAAGCGAGAGGCGCATCGGCGAAAGCGGCTTCTTCGGTGCCAGCCGGCATCCCACCCTGCCCTTCAACGGTTATGCCGACGAGGTGGCGAGCCTTTATGCCGGCATGGATCTGAAGGCGAATTTCTGA
- a CDS encoding adenylate kinase, with protein sequence MRLILLGPPGAGKGTQAQRIVEKHGIPQLSTGEMLRAAVNAGTEVGKRAKAVMDAGKLVSDEIVIAIVSERIDQPDCANGFILDGFPRTLVQADATEAMLKAKGLDLSVVVEFRVDDAELVRRVAGRYSCAQCGSVYHDTDKVPASEGVCDKCGSTHFKRRPDDTPETMTARLQVYYKETSPLIGYYHAKGKLKSVDGMAEIDQVTAEVEAILCKL encoded by the coding sequence ATGAGACTTATCCTTTTGGGGCCGCCGGGCGCGGGCAAGGGAACCCAGGCCCAGCGGATCGTGGAAAAGCACGGCATTCCGCAGCTTTCCACGGGAGAAATGCTGCGTGCAGCGGTCAATGCCGGCACGGAAGTCGGCAAGCGCGCCAAGGCGGTGATGGACGCCGGCAAGCTGGTCTCGGATGAGATCGTCATTGCCATCGTCTCGGAGCGAATCGATCAGCCCGATTGCGCCAACGGCTTCATTCTCGACGGCTTCCCCCGGACGCTGGTCCAGGCGGACGCCACCGAGGCGATGCTGAAGGCCAAGGGTCTCGATCTTTCCGTCGTAGTGGAATTCCGAGTCGATGATGCAGAACTGGTCCGTCGTGTTGCCGGTCGCTACTCCTGTGCACAGTGCGGCAGCGTCTATCACGACACCGACAAGGTTCCGGCCAGTGAAGGCGTTTGCGACAAGTGCGGTTCAACCCACTTCAAGCGCCGTCCGGACGACACTCCGGAAACCATGACGGCGCGGTTGCAGGTCTATTACAAGGAAACCTCACCGCTGATCGGCTACTACCATGCCAAGGGCAAGCTCAAGTCCGTCGACGGCATGGCGGAGATCGATCAGGTGACAGCCGAGGTCGAAGCCATTCTTTGCAAGCTTTAA
- the ilvD gene encoding dihydroxy-acid dehydratase — MPAYRSRTTTHGRNMAGARGLWRATGMKDSDFGKPIIAVVNSFTQFVPGHVHLKDLGQLVAREIEAAGGVAKEFNTIAVDDGIAMGHDGMLYSLPSRELIADSVEYMVNAHCADAMVCISNCDKITPGMLMASLRLNIPTVFVSGGPMEAGKVVLHGKTHALDLVDAMVAAADDKISDEDVKVIERSACPTCGSCSGMFTANSMNCLTEALGLSLPGNGSTLATHADRKRLFVEAGHLIVDLARRYYEQDDVKALPRTIASKQAFENAMALDIAMGGSTNTVLHILAAAHEGEVDFTMADIDALSRRVPCLSKVAPAKSDVHMEDVHRAGGIMSILGELDKGGLLNRDCPTVHAETLGDAIERWDITRTNSDTVRNFYRAAPGGIPTQVAFSQEARWDELDTDRQNGVIRSAEHPFSKDGGLAVLKGNLAIDGCIVKTAGVDESILKFSGPARVFESQDASVKAILANEIKAGDVVVIRYEGPKGGPGMQEMLYPTSYLKSKGLGKACALITDGRFSGGTSGLSIGHVSPEAANGGTIGLVREGDMIDIDIPNRTISLRVSETELADRRAEQDGKGWHPTEVRKRNVTTALKAYAAFATSADRGAVRDLNAR; from the coding sequence ATGCCAGCTTACCGTTCCAGAACCACGACCCACGGCCGCAACATGGCAGGCGCGCGCGGCCTTTGGCGCGCCACGGGCATGAAGGATTCGGATTTCGGCAAGCCGATCATTGCGGTGGTGAATTCCTTCACCCAGTTCGTGCCCGGCCACGTGCATCTGAAGGATCTCGGCCAGCTCGTCGCCCGCGAAATCGAGGCGGCCGGCGGTGTCGCCAAGGAATTCAACACCATCGCTGTCGATGACGGCATCGCCATGGGCCATGACGGCATGCTCTATTCGCTGCCCTCGCGCGAGCTCATTGCCGACAGCGTCGAATACATGGTCAATGCCCATTGCGCCGACGCGATGGTCTGCATTTCCAACTGCGATAAAATCACCCCCGGCATGCTGATGGCGTCGCTGCGCCTCAATATCCCGACAGTCTTCGTCTCCGGCGGCCCGATGGAAGCCGGCAAGGTTGTCCTGCACGGCAAGACCCATGCGCTCGATCTCGTCGACGCCATGGTCGCGGCTGCCGACGACAAGATCTCCGATGAAGACGTCAAGGTCATCGAGCGTTCCGCCTGTCCGACCTGTGGTTCCTGCTCCGGCATGTTCACCGCAAACTCCATGAACTGCCTCACCGAGGCGCTCGGCCTGTCGCTGCCCGGCAATGGCTCGACGCTCGCCACTCACGCCGACCGCAAGCGCCTCTTTGTCGAGGCCGGTCACCTGATCGTCGATCTCGCCCGCCGCTATTATGAGCAGGACGACGTCAAGGCGCTGCCGCGTACCATCGCCTCCAAGCAGGCCTTCGAAAACGCCATGGCGCTCGATATCGCCATGGGCGGTTCGACCAACACCGTCCTGCACATCCTGGCTGCCGCCCATGAAGGTGAGGTCGATTTCACCATGGCCGATATCGATGCGCTGTCGCGCCGCGTGCCGTGCCTGTCGAAGGTCGCACCCGCCAAGAGCGACGTGCATATGGAAGACGTCCACCGCGCCGGCGGCATCATGTCGATCCTCGGCGAGCTCGACAAGGGCGGGCTGCTGAACCGCGATTGCCCGACTGTCCACGCCGAGACGCTGGGCGACGCAATAGAGCGTTGGGACATTACCCGCACCAACAGCGACACTGTGCGCAATTTCTATCGCGCTGCTCCCGGCGGCATCCCGACCCAGGTCGCCTTCAGCCAGGAAGCCCGCTGGGACGAGCTCGACACCGATCGCCAGAACGGCGTCATTCGCTCGGCCGAACATCCTTTCTCCAAGGACGGCGGCCTTGCCGTGCTCAAGGGAAATCTTGCAATCGACGGCTGCATCGTCAAAACCGCCGGCGTCGATGAATCGATCCTGAAATTCTCCGGTCCGGCTCGCGTGTTCGAAAGCCAGGACGCATCGGTCAAGGCGATCCTCGCCAATGAAATCAAGGCCGGCGACGTCGTCGTCATCCGCTATGAAGGCCCGAAGGGCGGCCCCGGCATGCAGGAGATGCTCTATCCGACGAGCTATCTAAAGTCGAAGGGCCTCGGCAAGGCCTGTGCGCTGATCACCGACGGCCGCTTCTCCGGCGGCACATCAGGCCTCTCGATCGGCCATGTTTCGCCGGAAGCGGCCAATGGCGGCACGATCGGCCTAGTGCGCGAAGGCGACATGATTGACATCGACATCCCGAACCGCACCATCAGCCTGCGCGTCAGCGAAACCGAACTTGCCGACCGCCGCGCCGAGCAGGATGGCAAGGGCTGGCACCCGACGGAAGTGCGCAAGCGCAACGTCACCACGGCGCTGAAGGCCTATGCTGCCTTCGCGACGAGCGCCGACCGCGGCGCTGTGCGCGATCTGAACGCCCGCTAA
- the rpsM gene encoding 30S ribosomal protein S13 — translation MARIAGVNIPTAKRVVIALTYIHGIGPKFAQEIVEKVGIPAERRVHQLTDAEVLQIREAIDRDYQVEGDLRRDTAMNIKRLMDLGCYRGLRHRRGLPVRGQRTHTNARTRKGPAKAIAGKKK, via the coding sequence GTGGCACGTATCGCTGGCGTCAACATCCCGACTGCAAAGCGCGTTGTCATCGCGCTGACCTACATTCACGGGATCGGTCCGAAATTCGCACAGGAAATCGTCGAGAAGGTCGGTATCCCGGCTGAACGCCGAGTGCATCAGCTGACGGACGCCGAAGTCCTTCAGATCCGCGAAGCCATCGACCGCGACTATCAGGTCGAGGGCGATCTTCGTCGCGATACCGCGATGAACATCAAGCGTCTGATGGATCTCGGCTGCTACCGCGGCCTGCGTCATCGTCGCGGCCTTCCGGTCCGTGGTCAGCGTACGCACACCAATGCCCGCACCCGCAAGGGTCCGGCAAAGGCAATCGCTGGCAAGAAGAAGTAA
- a CDS encoding ribosomal maturation YjgA family protein, with protein MPEIVRSHSRAQFRRLAALLLVIALGLAIRRFGYALDLPFVIVKYGGSALWGAMVYLLLALGIARLQPVATAVMALIVAVCVELFRLYHTPWLDAFRLTAAGALLLGRIFSLWNILAYAMGIAAACLFDPARR; from the coding sequence TTGCCCGAAATCGTCCGGTCTCACTCTCGTGCGCAGTTCCGGCGTCTCGCGGCTCTGCTTCTCGTCATCGCCCTCGGTCTGGCGATCCGGCGGTTTGGTTATGCGCTCGATCTACCCTTCGTCATCGTCAAATACGGTGGCTCGGCGCTCTGGGGCGCGATGGTCTACCTGCTGTTGGCGCTGGGGATCGCAAGACTGCAGCCGGTGGCAACCGCCGTCATGGCCCTGATCGTTGCGGTCTGCGTGGAACTGTTCCGCCTGTATCACACGCCTTGGCTCGACGCGTTTCGGCTGACTGCCGCAGGCGCGCTGCTGCTCGGCCGCATCTTCTCGCTGTGGAACATTCTCGCCTACGCAATGGGAATAGCCGCGGCCTGCCTGTTCGATCCCGCGCGCCGGTGA
- the rpsK gene encoding 30S ribosomal protein S11, which produces MAKEAVRVRRRERKNISSGVAHVNSTFNNTMITITDAQGNAIAWSSAGAKGFKGSRKSTPFAAQIAAEDCAKKAQEHGMKSLEVEVCGPGSGRESALRALQAAGFMITSIRDVTPIPHNGCRPRKKRRV; this is translated from the coding sequence ATGGCTAAGGAAGCCGTCCGCGTTCGCCGTCGCGAGCGCAAGAATATCTCGTCGGGTGTCGCTCACGTCAACTCGACCTTCAACAACACGATGATCACCATCACCGATGCGCAGGGCAATGCGATCGCCTGGTCGTCGGCTGGCGCCAAGGGCTTCAAGGGCTCGCGCAAGTCGACCCCGTTCGCTGCCCAGATCGCTGCCGAAGACTGCGCCAAGAAGGCCCAGGAGCACGGCATGAAGTCGCTGGAAGTCGAAGTCTGCGGTCCGGGTTCGGGTCGTGAATCGGCTCTGCGCGCGCTCCAGGCTGCGGGTTTCATGATCACGTCCATCCGCGACGTGACCCCGATCCCGCACAATGGCTGCCGTCCGCGCAAGAAGCGCCGCGTCTGA
- a CDS encoding DegQ family serine endoprotease, translating to MQGLFKHASVSLLAVTLLLPAAAHAQTTKTVPESQMQMQLSFAPLVKQTSGAVVNVYAEKIVQRQSPFAGDPFFEQFFGQQMPNRSEKQTSLGSGVIVEANGTVVTNNHVVEGADDIKVALPDGREFPCKVVLRDDRVDLAVLKINSEANFPTLPIGNSDSVEVGDLVLAIGNPFGVGQTVTSGIVSALARNQVVRNEFGFFIQTDASINPGNSGGALMNLKGELIGINTAIFSRGGGSNGIGFAIPANLVKVFLASADAGVKSFERPYVGASFDAVTSEVAEALGLDRVRGALVVKVSEGGPAAKAGLKAGQIVTAVNGISVEHPDALLYRLTTAGLGKSVNLTVIENGREEQLSLALDRAPETSPRDQRVIGGRTPFTGAVVENLSPRVADELRMPSESTGVVVANVKEDSPAARLGFEPKDIIVSINGTEVKSTKELAEIASSEPGLWRVEIERDGQRIRQFFR from the coding sequence ATGCAAGGCCTGTTCAAGCACGCCTCCGTCTCGCTGCTCGCTGTGACGCTCCTTCTGCCGGCTGCCGCCCATGCGCAGACCACGAAAACCGTGCCCGAGAGCCAGATGCAGATGCAGCTCTCCTTCGCGCCGCTGGTGAAGCAGACATCTGGCGCCGTCGTCAATGTCTATGCGGAAAAGATCGTTCAGCGTCAGTCGCCTTTTGCTGGCGATCCCTTCTTTGAGCAGTTTTTTGGCCAGCAGATGCCGAACCGGTCGGAGAAGCAGACTTCGCTCGGCTCGGGCGTCATCGTCGAGGCAAACGGCACTGTCGTGACCAATAATCACGTCGTCGAGGGCGCTGACGACATCAAGGTGGCGCTGCCGGATGGCCGTGAATTCCCCTGCAAGGTGGTGCTGCGCGATGACCGCGTCGACCTCGCCGTGCTGAAAATAAACAGCGAAGCGAACTTTCCGACACTGCCGATCGGCAATTCCGATTCCGTCGAAGTTGGCGATCTCGTGCTGGCGATCGGCAACCCGTTCGGTGTCGGCCAGACGGTGACGAGCGGCATAGTTTCGGCGCTTGCGCGTAATCAGGTCGTCAGGAACGAGTTCGGATTCTTCATCCAGACCGACGCCTCGATCAACCCGGGCAATTCGGGTGGCGCGCTGATGAACCTGAAAGGCGAGCTGATCGGTATCAACACGGCGATCTTCTCGCGCGGCGGCGGTTCGAACGGCATCGGCTTTGCCATTCCCGCCAACCTCGTCAAGGTCTTCCTCGCTTCGGCCGATGCGGGTGTCAAATCCTTCGAACGGCCCTATGTCGGCGCGAGCTTCGATGCCGTGACCTCCGAAGTCGCAGAGGCCCTCGGGCTCGACAGGGTCCGCGGCGCGCTCGTCGTCAAGGTTTCGGAGGGCGGGCCGGCCGCCAAGGCCGGACTGAAGGCGGGCCAAATCGTCACCGCTGTCAACGGTATTTCTGTTGAACATCCGGATGCATTGCTCTATCGCCTGACGACGGCTGGCCTCGGCAAGTCGGTCAATCTGACAGTCATCGAAAACGGGCGCGAGGAGCAGCTGTCGCTGGCACTCGACCGTGCGCCGGAAACCTCGCCGCGCGACCAGCGCGTGATCGGCGGACGCACCCCCTTTACCGGCGCCGTTGTCGAAAACCTGTCGCCGCGTGTCGCCGACGAACTTCGCATGCCCTCGGAATCGACCGGCGTCGTTGTCGCGAATGTCAAGGAGGACTCGCCGGCCGCCCGTCTCGGCTTCGAGCCCAAGGATATCATCGTCTCGATCAACGGCACGGAAGTGAAATCCACCAAAGAACTGGCCGAAATTGCCAGCAGCGAGCCCGGCCTTTGGCGGGTGGAGATCGAGCGCGACGGGCAGCGCATCCGGCAGTTCTTTCGATGA
- a CDS encoding DNA-directed RNA polymerase subunit alpha encodes MIQKNWQELIKPNKVEFSSSSRTRATLVAEPLERGFGLTLGNALRRVLLSSLRGAAVTAVQIDGVLHEFSSIPGVREDVTDIVLNIKEIAIKMDGDDAKRMVVRKQGPGVVTAGDIQTVGDIEILNPEHVICTLDEGAEIRMEFTVNNGKGYVPAERNRAEDAPIGLIPVDSLYSPVKKVSYKVENTREGQVLDYDKLNMTIETDGSITGEDAVAFAARILQDQLGVFVNFDEPQKETEEEAVTELAFNPALLKKVDELELSVRSANCLKNDNIVYIGDLIQKTEAEMLRTPNFGRKSLNEIKEVLASMGLHLGMEVPAWPPENIEDLAKRYEDQY; translated from the coding sequence ATGATTCAGAAGAACTGGCAGGAACTGATCAAGCCGAACAAGGTGGAGTTCTCCTCGAGCTCGCGCACCAGGGCGACGCTCGTTGCCGAACCGTTGGAGCGCGGTTTCGGCCTCACCCTCGGCAACGCACTGCGCCGCGTTCTGCTCTCCTCGCTGCGCGGTGCCGCCGTCACGGCGGTGCAGATCGACGGCGTGCTGCATGAATTCTCCTCGATTCCGGGCGTTCGCGAAGACGTCACGGACATCGTGCTCAACATCAAGGAAATCGCCATCAAGATGGATGGCGACGACGCGAAGCGCATGGTCGTGCGTAAGCAGGGCCCGGGCGTTGTCACGGCTGGCGACATCCAGACGGTCGGAGATATCGAAATCCTCAACCCCGAGCATGTGATCTGCACGCTCGACGAGGGCGCCGAAATCCGCATGGAATTCACCGTCAACAACGGCAAGGGCTACGTTCCGGCCGAGCGCAATCGTGCGGAAGATGCTCCGATCGGTCTCATCCCGGTCGACAGCCTTTATTCGCCGGTCAAGAAGGTGTCCTACAAGGTTGAGAATACCCGCGAAGGACAGGTTCTCGACTACGACAAGCTGAACATGACCATCGAAACCGATGGCTCGATCACCGGCGAAGACGCCGTCGCATTCGCGGCGCGCATCCTCCAGGATCAGCTTGGCGTCTTCGTCAACTTTGACGAGCCGCAGAAGGAAACCGAAGAAGAAGCAGTCACCGAACTCGCTTTCAACCCGGCTCTCCTCAAGAAGGTGGACGAACTCGAGCTGTCGGTCCGTTCGGCAAACTGCCTGAAGAACGACAATATCGTCTACATCGGCGACCTCATTCAGAAGACCGAAGCAGAAATGCTCCGCACACCGAATTTTGGTCGCAAGTCGCTGAACGAAATCAAGGAAGTTCTCGCTTCCATGGGCCTGCACCTCGGCATGGAAGTGCCGGCCTGGCCGCCCGAGAACATCGAAGATCTCGCCAAGCGTTACGAAGACCAATACTGA
- the rplQ gene encoding 50S ribosomal protein L17, with the protein MRHAKAGRKLNRTASHRKAMFANMAASLITHEQIVTTLPKAKEIRPIVEKLVTLGKRGDLHARRQAISQIRDAAVVSKLFDTIATRYATRNGGYLRIMKAGFRQGDNAAMAVVEFVDRDTYAKGAADKARVAAEEQAVAA; encoded by the coding sequence ATGCGCCACGCAAAGGCCGGCCGCAAGCTGAACAGAACCGCAAGCCACCGCAAGGCGATGTTCGCCAACATGGCGGCTTCGCTGATCACCCACGAGCAGATCGTCACGACTCTGCCGAAGGCCAAGGAAATCCGTCCGATCGTCGAAAAGCTCGTGACGCTCGGCAAGCGCGGCGACCTGCACGCCCGCCGTCAGGCGATCTCGCAGATCCGCGATGCCGCCGTCGTTTCGAAGCTGTTCGACACGATCGCAACGCGTTACGCCACCCGCAACGGCGGCTACCTGCGCATCATGAAGGCCGGCTTCCGCCAGGGCGACAATGCCGCCATGGCCGTTGTCGAATTTGTCGACCGCGACACCTACGCCAAGGGCGCAGCCGACAAGGCCCGCGTTGCTGCCGAAGAGCAGGCCGTCGCCGCTTAA
- the msrQ gene encoding protein-methionine-sulfoxide reductase heme-binding subunit MsrQ, which translates to MAELSLAIPKRWQPASVWLLYVAGLLPAAWTFYLGATDQLGADPVKTFELFLGIWTIRFLIATLAVSPARELFGWNYLRYRRALGLLTFYYALMHFTVYMVLDQAMDIQAVVNDVLKRPFIMFGMAALAMLIPLAGTSNNFSIRRLGSNWNWLHRLVYIIAASGALHFALSTKILDLEQYIYVGLIIALILYRSWRPIARSRKKAQGRMRNRAMASAS; encoded by the coding sequence ATGGCGGAACTCTCCCTCGCCATCCCGAAACGCTGGCAGCCCGCTTCCGTCTGGCTGCTGTATGTGGCAGGCCTTCTGCCGGCCGCCTGGACTTTCTATCTCGGCGCGACCGATCAGCTCGGCGCCGATCCGGTCAAGACCTTCGAGCTCTTCCTCGGCATCTGGACGATCCGCTTCCTGATCGCGACCCTTGCCGTCTCGCCCGCCCGCGAGCTGTTCGGCTGGAATTACCTGCGCTACCGCCGTGCGCTCGGCCTTTTGACATTCTACTACGCGCTGATGCATTTCACCGTCTATATGGTGCTCGACCAGGCGATGGATATCCAAGCGGTCGTCAACGACGTGCTGAAGCGCCCGTTCATCATGTTCGGCATGGCGGCCTTGGCGATGCTCATTCCGCTGGCAGGGACATCCAATAATTTCTCGATCCGCCGCCTCGGCTCGAACTGGAACTGGTTGCACCGCCTCGTTTACATCATCGCAGCCAGCGGAGCGCTGCATTTTGCCCTCTCGACCAAGATCCTCGATCTCGAACAATATATTTACGTCGGGCTGATCATCGCCCTCATCCTCTACCGCTCCTGGCGACCAATCGCCCGCAGCCGGAAAAAGGCCCAAGGCAGGATGCGCAATCGCGCGATGGCGTCGGCTTCGTAA
- a CDS encoding replication-associated recombination protein A, giving the protein MSNDLFAPRVPEEVAARRPLADRLRPKTLAEVTGQEHLTGENGVLKRMIESGSLGSMIFWGPPGTGKTTVARLLSGEAGLAFEQISAIFSGVADLKKVFETARLRRMDGRQTLLFVDEIHRFNRAQQDSFLPVMEDGTVILVGATTENPSFELNAALLSRARVLTFKAHDEQSLEELLKRAEASEQKPLPLTEEARASLIRMADGDGRAVLTLAEEVWRAAREGESFDTEGLTRIVQRRAPVYDKAQDGHYNLISALHKSVRGSDPDAALYYLARMFDAGEDPLYLGRRLVRMAVEDIGLADPQALVICNAAKDAYDYLGSPEGELALAQACVYLATAPKSNAVYTAFKAASQAAKQNGSLLPPKHILNAPTKLMKGEGYGEGYRYDHDEPDAFSGQDYFPEKMGRQTFYDPPERGFERDIRKRLEWWAKLRKERNPR; this is encoded by the coding sequence ATGAGCAATGATCTCTTCGCGCCGCGTGTTCCGGAAGAGGTCGCCGCCAGGCGGCCGCTTGCCGACCGGCTGCGGCCGAAGACGCTTGCCGAGGTCACCGGGCAGGAACATCTGACCGGTGAGAATGGCGTCCTGAAGCGGATGATCGAAAGCGGTTCGCTCGGCTCGATGATCTTCTGGGGTCCGCCCGGCACCGGCAAGACGACGGTGGCGCGGCTGCTGTCCGGCGAGGCGGGGCTGGCTTTTGAGCAGATATCGGCGATCTTTTCCGGCGTGGCCGACCTCAAGAAGGTATTCGAGACAGCCCGCCTGCGCCGCATGGACGGCCGTCAGACGCTGCTCTTCGTCGACGAGATCCATCGTTTCAACCGCGCCCAGCAGGACAGTTTCCTGCCTGTCATGGAGGATGGCACCGTCATCCTCGTCGGCGCCACCACCGAAAACCCGTCCTTCGAGCTCAACGCCGCTCTTCTATCGCGCGCTCGCGTGCTGACCTTCAAGGCGCATGACGAGCAGAGCCTGGAGGAGTTGCTGAAGCGCGCCGAAGCCAGCGAGCAGAAGCCGCTGCCGCTGACGGAGGAAGCCCGCGCCAGCTTGATCCGCATGGCCGACGGCGACGGCCGCGCGGTGCTGACACTTGCCGAAGAGGTCTGGCGCGCCGCGCGCGAGGGCGAGAGCTTCGACACCGAAGGCCTGACCCGCATCGTCCAGCGCCGCGCCCCCGTCTACGACAAGGCGCAGGATGGCCACTACAATCTGATTTCGGCACTGCATAAATCCGTGCGCGGCTCGGATCCCGATGCCGCCCTCTATTATCTCGCCCGTATGTTCGATGCCGGCGAGGATCCGCTCTATCTCGGCCGGCGGCTGGTGCGCATGGCGGTGGAGGATATCGGCCTTGCCGATCCGCAGGCGCTGGTGATCTGCAACGCCGCCAAGGACGCCTATGATTATCTCGGCTCGCCGGAAGGGGAACTGGCGCTAGCCCAGGCCTGCGTCTATCTCGCCACCGCGCCGAAATCCAATGCCGTCTACACCGCCTTCAAAGCTGCAAGCCAGGCCGCCAAGCAGAACGGCTCACTGCTGCCGCCGAAGCATATCCTCAACGCGCCGACCAAGCTGATGAAAGGCGAGGGGTATGGCGAAGGTTATCGCTATGACCATGACGAGCCGGACGCCTTTTCCGGCCAAGACTATTTCCCGGAGAAAATGGGCCGCCAGACCTTCTATGACCCGCCGGAGCGTGGCTTCGAGCGCGACATCCGCAAGCGGCTAGAATGGTGGGCGAAGCTTCGCAAGGAACGCAATCCGCGCTGA
- a CDS encoding lysozyme inhibitor LprI family protein produces MMTKKATTTVLGLMILFLVSGMAKAASFDCDAKELKPDEKAICDNRALNDADVRMVTTFELLSGLLAMGSRGTLQDEQTAWLKKRQECGADADCLKAAYEERLTQLGETYKNINRPL; encoded by the coding sequence ATGATGACGAAAAAAGCGACGACGACGGTCCTTGGCCTTATGATCCTTTTCCTCGTATCGGGGATGGCGAAGGCGGCAAGCTTCGATTGCGATGCGAAAGAATTGAAGCCGGATGAAAAAGCAATTTGCGACAACCGCGCACTCAACGACGCCGATGTCCGGATGGTCACGACTTTCGAGCTGCTCTCCGGGCTGCTGGCCATGGGCTCGCGCGGAACATTGCAGGACGAACAGACGGCTTGGCTGAAGAAGCGGCAGGAATGCGGGGCCGATGCCGACTGCCTCAAGGCCGCCTATGAGGAGCGGTTGACGCAGCTCGGCGAGACCTACAAAAACATCAACCGGCCGCTTTGA